A genomic segment from Chitinophaga niabensis encodes:
- a CDS encoding alpha/beta hydrolase, protein MRTLLLLLFAVSVQAQTRMTYAVKDTQTLYIDHYKPTVEPNGMSVMFVHGGGFTGGDPANQKPMADGLGKLGYNVYVISYRLYLKGGSFSCNTTTPEKLKAIRLAVEDAADAARFIRDSLNIDKDMFFIAGSSAGAETILQLLYNPFGVANDIKFRGAMVFSGALLDMNTVTPDNWIPALFMHGTKDQLVPFGTAAHHFCKANTLGWMIMFGAKTIFEQAKAWKKPVVLYTYEGKGHEVSNFMFREFEKMDGFMKAVVKGERLRAKEVRL, encoded by the coding sequence ATGAGAACGCTGTTATTATTATTGTTTGCTGTCAGTGTACAGGCACAAACGCGGATGACCTACGCGGTGAAAGATACCCAGACTTTGTACATCGATCATTACAAACCAACCGTTGAACCAAACGGCATGTCTGTGATGTTTGTACATGGCGGAGGTTTTACCGGCGGTGATCCTGCTAATCAGAAACCCATGGCAGATGGCCTGGGCAAGCTGGGGTATAATGTGTATGTGATCTCTTACCGCCTGTATCTTAAAGGAGGTAGTTTTAGTTGCAATACCACTACACCGGAGAAACTGAAAGCTATCCGGCTCGCTGTAGAAGATGCCGCAGACGCTGCCCGTTTTATCCGCGATAGCCTGAACATTGATAAGGATATGTTCTTTATAGCAGGCAGCAGTGCCGGGGCAGAAACTATCCTGCAATTGCTGTATAATCCTTTTGGTGTTGCCAATGATATTAAATTCCGGGGTGCTATGGTGTTTTCGGGCGCCCTGCTGGATATGAACACAGTTACTCCGGATAACTGGATACCTGCTTTATTCATGCATGGCACTAAAGATCAGCTGGTACCTTTTGGTACGGCGGCGCATCATTTCTGTAAAGCGAATACTTTAGGCTGGATGATCATGTTTGGGGCTAAGACGATCTTCGAGCAGGCAAAGGCATGGAAGAAGCCGGTGGTGTTATATACTTATGAGGGGAAGGGGCATGAAGTGAGTAATTTCATGTTCAGGGAGTTTGAGAAGATGGATGGGTTTATGAAGGCGGTGGTGAAAGGGGAGAGGTTGAGGGCTAAGGAGGTGAGGTTGTAG
- a CDS encoding AGE family epimerase/isomerase produces the protein MKHLATLYKKELLENVLPFWTSNSRDEQHGGFFTCLDRYGKVFDTDKFMWLQGREVWMFSMLYDKVEQNPLWKDMALHGATFMEKYGRDEQGNWYFSTTQEGQPLIQPYNIFSDCFAAMAFGALYKIDPKPEYHAIAKDTFENILRRRKNPKGHYTKNVPGTRNLKNFALPMILCNLSLELEHILGSEKVNEFIPEVLEEVMNVFYLEDKGLILENVLEDGSFSDSFEGRLLNPGHAIEAMWFIMDLAVRLNDMPLAGKAMEVGLRMLEHGWDHQYGGIFYFMDVHNKPPQQLEWDQKLWWVHMETLVFLAKGWQLTGSEACKSWFEKVHAYTWKHFKDAEHPEWFGYLNRQGEPLLQLKGGKWKGCFHVPRALYQVWQTLEKAPAFSYLEA, from the coding sequence ATGAAACATCTAGCCACACTTTATAAGAAGGAGTTATTGGAGAATGTGTTACCCTTTTGGACAAGTAATTCCAGGGATGAACAGCATGGTGGTTTTTTTACCTGTCTTGACCGTTACGGAAAAGTATTTGACACAGATAAATTCATGTGGCTGCAGGGAAGGGAAGTATGGATGTTCTCCATGCTGTACGACAAAGTAGAACAGAACCCCCTATGGAAGGATATGGCCCTGCACGGCGCCACTTTCATGGAAAAATATGGGAGGGATGAACAGGGCAATTGGTACTTTTCTACCACACAGGAAGGCCAGCCCCTCATCCAACCCTATAATATCTTTTCGGATTGTTTTGCTGCCATGGCCTTTGGCGCATTGTATAAAATAGATCCGAAGCCGGAATACCATGCAATAGCAAAGGATACATTTGAAAACATCCTGCGCCGCAGAAAGAATCCCAAAGGGCATTACACCAAAAACGTTCCGGGCACACGCAACCTGAAGAACTTTGCATTACCCATGATCCTCTGCAATCTTTCACTGGAGCTGGAACATATCCTGGGCAGTGAAAAGGTGAACGAGTTCATCCCGGAAGTATTGGAAGAAGTAATGAATGTCTTTTACCTGGAAGATAAAGGCCTCATCTTAGAGAATGTACTGGAAGATGGCAGCTTCTCTGATTCCTTCGAAGGCCGCTTATTAAATCCCGGTCATGCTATCGAAGCCATGTGGTTCATCATGGACCTGGCCGTACGCCTGAACGATATGCCCCTGGCCGGCAAAGCCATGGAAGTTGGATTGCGGATGCTGGAGCATGGATGGGATCATCAATACGGCGGGATCTTCTATTTCATGGATGTACATAACAAACCTCCGCAGCAATTAGAATGGGACCAGAAGTTATGGTGGGTGCATATGGAAACCCTGGTGTTCCTTGCTAAAGGCTGGCAGCTTACCGGCAGTGAAGCCTGTAAGAGCTGGTTTGAAAAAGTACACGCCTACACCTGGAAGCATTTTAAAGATGCGGAACATCCTGAATGGTTCGGTTACCTGAACCGCCAGGGAGAACCTTTATTACAATTGAAAGGCGGTAAATGGAAAGGTTGTTTCCATGTACCCCGCGCATTATACCAGGTATGGCAAACGCTTGAAAAAGCGCCGGCATTTAGTTATCTTGAAGCATGA